The following are encoded in a window of Methanobrevibacter ruminantium M1 genomic DNA:
- a CDS encoding non-ribosomal peptide synthetase, translating into MDLFNLSSAQKMLLFSEINNPQNDSFYLKFRKDYDLGDYEYVKSAIELISRKYLNLQIKYDENADFKQYFVDADEVNVDSFDFSGSDLDGIDGDIGGSGVGSFDGDIGGSDVSSFDGDLDEFIKNYLDKPFDDIFDSPLYKWAVLKTSDSTVLIGVVQHILLDGTSLYSIVPSEIERCIDSLKSNEEFIPIDYSYETYVNDELEYLNSSQSQEDKQYWLDSLKGYSQDWYSFDDSELGFYEILLEKVPDFGYSPFVTALALSFLYFSKSKEGNESFKDMVFNTSVHGRYFSQGDALGMFVNTIPLRLSYDGDMTFDELLAYSKSVLKEGLGHAKLQFSEYTTDLRNEGIDPDCISMFSIVSNSTDMNSKFLTLQKDIKFPLHFRINKNYSDKKGLQSIFIEYDKACFHKREIASIAEGLKYLIRQLIDDSAKRCADYIVHEAEFFKGENYYNNLINSFDNPTAISPDLSGDKVRFVNISKHIDIDKLKNLSNRYHLSKEKLLLAIFLYDLSKFSFSKDILIAYNRVAAGYHFNTDLTVEEYLNDFKQSFEEYNNYPLLNNRKLNFESEILFFINDYDAKDYKLVFNFESGKINISYDESFYSKELMEAFLDSMDVLLGRFDSSDEPLKEISIRRELELDEGFEIELANEGTVKEMFENIASENPDKTILYCEDGQLTYDELNRKANRIANGLLKRGVKIEDKIMFMMRRNSDLIAAVLGIVKAGAAFIPIDPNYPKNRIQQILDDSDSKFVITSSEIDYDGDNRIDVDELLLDGDYSNEDNVDSNPDVDLTPDDSNPKLDADSNPKLDADSNPKLDADSNPKLDADSNPKVDLTPDNLCFLIYTSGSTGKPKGVMITHRGITNYIANVKENVPIYELNHKCSGFVSISTVSFIVFLREILGTVLNGLPVVFANDEQAVDPLEFAELFNNSDADAFGSTPTRLLEYLQLEEIQDLVGKCKVIIVGGEGFPPVLYDRLRKHTDADIYNSYGPTEVTIASHYKLIDSNEVTAGWEMLNVVDKIMDIDGNQLPPYVTGEIYVGGAGIARGYLNNPEQTEKVFLTLNDIPYYNTGDLGKKDANGELYVAGRNDTQIKLRGLRIELSEIEGAIANYENVSLSKVLVKKLNNVEHLCAYFTASSEIGLGDLKQHLIDSLPEYMVPSYFTQLESFPKTPNGKTDFKNLPDPEIDADEFISPRTDLEKELFDIVSDILGMDEFGVNTDLFSIGLTSLSVIKLTSAIYNKLNAQMNVTEILKYKTIERIASEIKIEDDESRDIMELYPLTSNQLGVYFDCIKDLENTAYNLPKKIEFTEGIDVDRLKSSIIKAIDNHPYLKTRIVMNNGEVYQQRRDELKVDDLIEISDDENLDDFVKPFKLDEGPLFRFKIVGDSILLADFHHIILDGTSLNILFDEIAKIYDGKDYELEELDGFEYSLDEVKVEQSSLYKEAELFFADKIKEFDNASLIPQDINGDESKGKAAICDVFLEKDSIDDFCSKKNISQNNLFLAATSFVINKFVFNRDTLIATITNGRFNPNQQKTLAMMVKTLPLALKLNSDSTLKDYIEYVNLEWLNVLSYSSYPLTEISNEFDITPEIFYAYHGKIIEEIEIGGMTVERQSIDYEGLKFKVNINVVEEDGQYRIFCQYNDQLYSETLIDTFLDCIRIVLDKFQRFDENTLMKDISIIENDDWSVDDLEYDEIPEDRLNKIFESQVELHPDRVILYATDGEFTYRQLNEKANRIAHSLIKKGVGPEDRVMFILNRNSNVVASIFGILKAGGAFIPVDSEYPSERIEHVLTDSQSKFIIVDDVIRKKGIDLSDYSENLLDVNELLSEEDTSNPDPDVHGNNMAYLIYTSGSTGLPKGVILEHGNIANFVYPDPRNVCTYELVHNLEKEDYKVLSTTTVAFDVFQQEIMGSLLNGVPMVFANDTEYKDPIEMMDLIHRTGANVYIATPSRLLQYLEIEAMQETMYGFKVYIHAGEPFSARLYDLLSQNSKGKFFNMYGPTETTVYCNGQLLESSDIHIGKELFNVHEMVMDFDSNPLPPNVIGELYIGGKGVSREYLNRPEKNAESYEVINGIRFYHSGDFVRVTEEGNYYVFGRMDNQIKLRGLRIEIGEIEVGLSKFPGIKSVAVVVRKIKGNDHLCAYFTVHDEYKDEKRGENGYSIDIDDLKASLAEKLVYYMVPTVYMELEEMPQTANGKTDLRNLPEPVLITEYVAPENDIEAFFANLFGEILGLDEVSATDNFFEIGGTSLLVTKITMEALNRNYNLSYGDVFSNPTPRALSELILSDETAEKKSELSYDYSEINALLKKNNLENIINGEIQESLGNTLLTGATGFLGIHVLRELIENDIGDIYCFIRANKVLSGEERLKSLLFYYFSDEYSDIFSERLHVIEGDITSFDDFEKLVHERIDTVINCAANVKHFSSGTDIEDINLGGVINGLKFAKMKNAKYVQVSTYSIAGESINNYPPVDVKFSENDLFIGQAVDNQYLNSKFLAERAVLEAAVNDDLDVKIMRVGNLMARSSDSEFQINFESNGFINRLKAFVTIGKMPYSMLMNNVEFSPIDMTAKSIVALSKTPKECTVFHPYDHHSVCFGDIIEIIKPLGLDIEPAEEEDYEKALDEALADKDKQDGVSGLITSIGSGKVKKIWVPVENVYTIQALYRLGIKWPFVSEEYIYNFVKYLNDLDFFSV; encoded by the coding sequence TATGTTAAATCAGCTATAGAACTTATTTCTCGGAAATATTTGAATCTGCAGATTAAATATGATGAGAATGCTGATTTCAAACAATATTTTGTAGATGCTGATGAAGTAAATGTCGATTCATTTGATTTTTCAGGCAGTGACCTTGATGGAATCGATGGTGATATTGGGGGCTCTGGTGTCGGTTCATTTGATGGTGATATTGGTGGATCTGATGTCTCTTCATTCGATGGAGACCTTGATGAGTTTATAAAGAACTATTTGGATAAGCCTTTTGACGATATATTCGATTCTCCATTATATAAATGGGCTGTTTTAAAAACATCTGATTCTACAGTACTTATAGGGGTTGTTCAGCATATCTTGCTTGATGGAACATCATTATATTCAATCGTTCCTAGCGAAATTGAAAGATGCATTGACTCTCTTAAAAGCAATGAGGAATTCATTCCAATTGACTATTCATATGAGACATATGTCAATGACGAACTGGAATATCTCAATTCAAGCCAATCACAGGAGGATAAGCAATATTGGCTTGATAGTCTAAAGGGCTATAGTCAGGACTGGTATTCCTTTGATGACTCTGAACTTGGATTCTACGAAATTCTTTTAGAGAAGGTCCCGGATTTCGGATATTCTCCATTCGTCACTGCACTGGCACTTAGCTTTTTATATTTCTCAAAGTCTAAGGAGGGCAACGAATCATTTAAGGATATGGTATTTAACACTTCAGTTCATGGAAGATACTTCTCCCAAGGGGATGCATTGGGAATGTTTGTAAACACAATTCCTTTAAGGCTAAGCTATGATGGGGATATGACCTTTGACGAATTGCTTGCCTATTCAAAATCCGTCTTAAAGGAGGGCTTAGGCCATGCAAAGCTCCAGTTCAGCGAGTATACAACTGACTTAAGAAATGAGGGCATTGACCCTGATTGCATTTCAATGTTTTCAATCGTATCCAACTCCACTGACATGAACTCTAAGTTTTTAACCCTTCAAAAGGACATTAAGTTCCCATTGCACTTTAGGATAAACAAGAATTACTCTGATAAGAAGGGACTCCAGTCAATCTTCATAGAGTATGATAAGGCCTGCTTCCATAAGAGGGAAATAGCTTCCATTGCAGAGGGATTGAAATATTTAATAAGACAGCTTATTGACGATTCTGCTAAAAGATGTGCCGATTATATTGTCCATGAGGCTGAATTTTTCAAGGGAGAAAACTATTATAACAATCTGATCAATTCATTTGACAATCCGACAGCAATTTCACCTGATTTAAGTGGAGATAAGGTAAGATTTGTCAATATATCCAAGCATATAGACATTGACAAGCTAAAGAACTTATCTAACAGATATCATCTCTCAAAGGAAAAGCTGCTCCTTGCGATTTTCTTATATGACTTAAGCAAATTCTCATTTTCAAAGGATATATTGATAGCATATAACCGTGTTGCAGCAGGATATCACTTCAACACAGATTTGACTGTTGAAGAGTATTTGAATGACTTCAAGCAATCCTTTGAGGAATATAATAATTATCCTCTTTTAAATAATAGAAAATTAAACTTTGAAAGCGAAATATTATTCTTCATTAATGATTATGACGCTAAAGACTATAAGCTTGTGTTTAATTTTGAAAGCGGAAAGATCAATATAAGCTATGACGAATCATTCTATTCAAAGGAATTGATGGAAGCTTTCTTGGATTCAATGGATGTCCTATTGGGTAGATTTGATTCATCTGATGAGCCTCTTAAGGAGATTTCAATAAGACGTGAGCTTGAATTGGATGAGGGATTCGAGATTGAGCTTGCAAATGAAGGTACAGTAAAGGAAATGTTTGAAAATATTGCAAGTGAAAATCCGGATAAGACAATTCTTTACTGTGAAGATGGCCAGCTCACATATGATGAATTAAACAGAAAAGCAAATAGGATTGCTAATGGATTACTCAAGCGTGGAGTAAAGATTGAAGATAAGATAATGTTTATGATGAGAAGGAACAGTGACTTGATTGCAGCTGTTCTAGGAATTGTTAAGGCAGGAGCTGCCTTCATTCCGATTGATCCAAATTATCCTAAAAACAGAATCCAACAGATTTTAGATGATAGTGATTCTAAGTTTGTGATTACCTCATCTGAAATAGATTATGATGGGGATAATAGGATTGATGTTGATGAATTGCTTTTAGATGGCGATTATTCAAACGAGGATAACGTTGATTCTAATCCTGATGTTGATTTGACTCCAGATGATTCTAATCCAAAACTTGATGCTGATTCTAATCCAAAACTTGATGCTGATTCTAATCCAAAACTTGATGCTGATTCTAATCCAAAACTTGATGCTGATTCTAATCCAAAAGTTGACCTGACCCCAGATAATTTATGCTTCCTGATTTATACTTCAGGATCCACTGGAAAGCCAAAGGGAGTAATGATAACTCACCGTGGAATTACAAACTATATCGCAAATGTTAAGGAAAATGTTCCTATTTATGAATTGAACCATAAATGCAGCGGCTTTGTATCAATCTCAACAGTTTCATTTATCGTTTTCCTAAGGGAGATATTGGGAACTGTCCTAAACGGATTGCCTGTGGTCTTTGCCAATGACGAACAGGCAGTTGACCCATTGGAGTTTGCTGAACTTTTCAACAATAGCGATGCTGATGCTTTCGGTTCAACACCTACCAGATTGCTTGAATACTTGCAGCTTGAAGAGATTCAGGATCTTGTTGGAAAATGCAAGGTCATAATCGTTGGAGGGGAAGGATTCCCTCCTGTATTATACGACAGGCTTAGAAAGCATACAGATGCTGACATCTATAATTCATATGGACCAACTGAAGTGACCATCGCTTCACATTATAAGCTTATCGATTCCAATGAGGTCACTGCAGGTTGGGAGATGCTCAATGTGGTTGATAAGATTATGGATATTGATGGAAACCAGCTCCCTCCTTATGTCACTGGTGAAATCTATGTTGGAGGTGCTGGAATTGCAAGGGGATACCTGAACAATCCTGAACAGACTGAAAAGGTCTTCTTGACATTAAACGATATTCCATATTACAACACTGGGGATTTAGGTAAAAAGGATGCAAATGGCGAATTATATGTTGCAGGACGTAACGATACTCAAATCAAGCTTAGAGGATTAAGGATAGAGCTGTCTGAAATTGAAGGGGCAATTGCAAATTATGAGAATGTCTCCCTTTCAAAGGTCCTTGTCAAGAAGCTTAATAATGTGGAGCATCTATGCGCCTATTTCACTGCATCCTCTGAGATTGGCTTGGGAGACTTAAAGCAGCACCTTATTGATTCATTGCCTGAATATATGGTGCCATCATATTTCACACAGCTTGAGTCATTCCCTAAGACACCTAACGGAAAGACAGACTTTAAGAATCTGCCTGACCCTGAAATCGATGCTGATGAATTCATAAGCCCTAGAACCGACCTTGAAAAGGAGCTCTTTGACATTGTATCTGATATTCTTGGAATGGATGAGTTTGGGGTAAACACTGATCTCTTTAGCATTGGGCTCACTTCACTTTCTGTAATTAAGCTGACCTCTGCAATCTATAATAAGTTAAATGCACAGATGAATGTTACTGAAATATTGAAATATAAGACAATTGAAAGGATCGCATCTGAAATCAAGATTGAAGATGATGAGTCAAGGGACATTATGGAATTGTATCCATTGACTTCAAATCAGCTTGGAGTCTACTTTGACTGCATTAAGGATTTGGAGAACACTGCCTACAACCTTCCTAAGAAAATTGAATTTACTGAAGGAATTGATGTGGATAGGCTCAAGTCATCAATCATAAAGGCTATTGATAATCACCCATATTTGAAGACTCGAATTGTAATGAATAACGGTGAAGTCTATCAGCAAAGAAGGGATGAGCTTAAAGTTGATGATTTAATCGAGATTTCAGATGATGAGAACCTCGATGACTTCGTAAAACCATTCAAGCTTGATGAGGGACCGTTATTCAGATTTAAGATAGTTGGAGACTCAATACTCCTTGCCGACTTCCACCATATCATTCTTGATGGAACTTCCTTAAACATACTGTTTGATGAAATTGCAAAGATATATGATGGAAAGGATTATGAGCTAGAGGAGCTGGACGGATTCGAATACTCATTGGATGAAGTCAAGGTAGAGCAATCCAGCCTGTACAAGGAAGCGGAGCTCTTCTTTGCAGATAAGATTAAGGAATTTGATAATGCAAGCCTGATTCCACAGGACATCAACGGAGACGAGTCAAAAGGCAAGGCTGCAATCTGTGACGTATTCCTTGAAAAGGATTCAATTGACGATTTCTGTTCTAAAAAGAACATCAGCCAGAACAACCTATTCCTGGCAGCCACATCCTTTGTAATAAACAAGTTCGTATTCAATCGTGACACTCTGATTGCAACAATTACAAATGGAAGGTTCAATCCAAATCAGCAGAAGACATTGGCCATGATGGTCAAGACCCTTCCATTGGCTTTAAAATTAAATTCCGATTCAACCCTTAAGGACTATATCGAATATGTCAATTTAGAATGGCTGAATGTATTGTCCTATTCCTCATATCCATTAACCGAAATCTCAAATGAGTTCGATATCACCCCTGAAATATTCTATGCATATCATGGTAAGATCATAGAGGAGATTGAGATTGGAGGAATGACTGTTGAAAGGCAATCCATTGATTATGAGGGCTTGAAATTCAAGGTCAACATCAATGTCGTTGAAGAGGACGGCCAATATAGAATTTTCTGCCAGTACAATGACCAGCTATACTCTGAAACCTTAATCGACACATTCCTTGACTGCATCAGGATTGTCTTAGACAAGTTCCAAAGATTTGATGAGAATACATTGATGAAGGACATTTCAATCATTGAAAATGATGATTGGAGCGTTGATGATTTGGAATATGATGAGATTCCAGAGGACAGGCTAAATAAGATATTCGAAAGTCAGGTTGAATTGCATCCTGACAGAGTTATCTTATATGCCACCGATGGGGAATTCACTTATCGCCAATTGAATGAAAAGGCCAATAGGATTGCACATAGCCTCATTAAAAAAGGCGTCGGCCCTGAAGATAGGGTAATGTTTATCTTAAATAGAAACAGCAATGTTGTAGCTTCAATATTCGGTATCCTAAAAGCAGGAGGGGCATTCATTCCAGTGGATTCCGAATATCCTTCAGAAAGGATTGAGCATGTCCTGACAGACAGCCAGTCAAAATTCATCATTGTGGATGATGTGATTCGGAAGAAGGGCATTGACCTATCAGATTACAGCGAAAACCTATTGGATGTTAATGAGCTTCTATCTGAAGAGGATACCTCTAATCCTGACCCTGATGTCCATGGAAATAATATGGCTTACCTTATCTACACCTCCGGTTCAACAGGGCTTCCAAAAGGTGTAATCTTAGAGCATGGAAACATTGCAAACTTTGTCTATCCTGATCCAAGAAATGTCTGTACATATGAACTGGTCCACAATCTTGAAAAAGAGGATTATAAGGTTCTTTCAACAACAACTGTCGCTTTTGACGTATTCCAGCAAGAGATTATGGGCTCCCTTTTAAATGGGGTTCCTATGGTATTTGCCAATGACACAGAATACAAGGACCCTATTGAAATGATGGACCTAATCCATAGGACTGGAGCTAATGTTTATATTGCAACCCCTTCACGTCTGCTTCAATATTTGGAAATCGAAGCGATGCAGGAGACAATGTATGGATTTAAGGTATATATCCATGCAGGAGAGCCATTCTCTGCAAGATTATATGATTTGCTTTCCCAAAACTCCAAGGGTAAGTTCTTTAACATGTACGGACCGACAGAAACAACAGTTTACTGTAACGGACAGCTGCTTGAAAGCTCAGACATTCACATTGGAAAGGAGCTCTTCAATGTCCATGAGATGGTTATGGACTTCGATTCCAATCCTTTACCTCCAAATGTCATCGGAGAATTATATATTGGAGGAAAGGGCGTTTCAAGGGAATATCTAAACCGTCCGGAGAAAAATGCCGAGTCCTATGAAGTGATCAATGGAATCAGATTCTATCATTCCGGAGACTTTGTCAGGGTCACTGAAGAGGGAAATTATTATGTCTTTGGAAGAATGGATAATCAGATCAAGCTTAGAGGATTGAGAATTGAAATCGGAGAGATTGAAGTTGGCCTTTCAAAATTCCCTGGAATCAAGTCTGTTGCTGTTGTCGTCAGAAAGATTAAGGGCAACGATCATTTATGCGCTTACTTTACAGTCCATGATGAGTATAAGGATGAAAAGCGTGGAGAAAACGGATATTCCATTGACATCGATGATTTGAAAGCCTCCCTTGCTGAAAAATTAGTATATTATATGGTTCCGACAGTCTATATGGAGCTTGAAGAGATGCCTCAAACTGCAAATGGCAAGACAGACTTGAGAAACTTGCCTGAGCCTGTCCTAATCACAGAATACGTTGCACCTGAAAATGACATTGAAGCATTCTTTGCAAACTTGTTCGGTGAAATCTTAGGATTGGATGAGGTCAGCGCCACTGATAACTTCTTTGAAATTGGTGGAACATCACTTTTAGTTACTAAAATCACTATGGAAGCATTGAATAGAAATTATAACCTAAGCTATGGGGATGTCTTCTCAAATCCTACTCCAAGGGCATTGTCTGAATTGATTCTATCAGATGAGACCGCTGAGAAAAAATCAGAGTTGTCTTATGATTACTCAGAAATCAATGCGCTTCTTAAGAAGAACAATCTTGAAAACATAATAAATGGCGAGATTCAAGAAAGCTTAGGCAATACATTGCTTACAGGAGCCACAGGATTTTTAGGAATACATGTCCTTAGGGAACTGATTGAAAATGATATCGGAGACATTTACTGTTTCATAAGAGCCAATAAGGTCTTAAGCGGAGAGGAAAGATTGAAGTCATTGCTATTCTATTACTTCTCTGATGAATATTCCGACATATTCTCTGAAAGGCTCCATGTCATTGAAGGGGACATTACCAGTTTCGATGACTTTGAAAAGCTTGTCCATGAAAGAATTGACACTGTAATCAACTGTGCAGCTAACGTAAAGCATTTCTCCTCTGGAACCGATATTGAGGATATCAACCTTGGAGGGGTTATAAACGGACTTAAGTTCGCTAAAATGAAGAATGCAAAATATGTTCAGGTATCTACATACAGTATTGCCGGTGAAAGCATAAACAATTATCCTCCAGTTGATGTTAAGTTTAGCGAAAATGACCTCTTCATCGGTCAGGCTGTGGATAATCAATACCTTAATTCCAAATTCCTGGCAGAACGTGCAGTCTTAGAGGCTGCCGTCAATGATGACTTGGATGTTAAGATCATGAGGGTTGGAAACCTGATGGCAAGAAGTTCAGACAGCGAGTTCCAAATCAACTTTGAGTCAAACGGATTCATTAATCGTCTGAAGGCATTTGTGACAATTGGAAAAATGCCATATTCAATGCTTATGAACAATGTGGAATTTTCACCGATTGACATGACTGCAAAATCCATTGTAGCTCTTTCAAAAACTCCTAAGGAATGTACTGTATTCCATCCATATGATCATCATAGCGTTTGCTTTGGTGATATAATTGAAATTATCAAACCTTTAGGATTGGATATCGAACCTGCTGAAGAGGAAGATTATGAAAAGGCTTTAGATGAGGCTCTTGCTGATAAGGACAAGCAAGACGGTGTTTCTGGACTTATTACTTCAATAGGATCTGGAAAGGTTAAGAAGATCTGGGTCCCTGTTGAAAATGTATACACTATTCAGGCATTGTATAGATTAGGCATTAAATGGCCTTTCGTATCTGAGGAATACATATATAATTTTGTAAAATACTTGAATGATCTTGATTTCTTTAGTGTTTAG
- a CDS encoding MATE family efflux transporter, whose protein sequence is MYERNYKLLRAKFSEFFLPTLFTSMAGNICLFVDGLIVSFLIGASNLAPIQIVAPVITFVNLIYWMIGLGGSVLCSVAKAEFDDEKSNSYFSVSIISLISIGVLITVIGLLFSGSIAQFLCSSQPELVSQVSQYFIALVIGMPFLCYMMSLSYFIRADGIPQLPFRAILIANIVNICFDIIYIKFFNLGLTGAALATSTGYLVGSILISYYFFKKERTLEFIKLKANAFFKFIKKIVTSGFSSASTQLYLTLKLLVINFLVGLYVGKSGVVAFGICYNSLFILYIFLIGTAQTMSPIVSVYFKEEDYSGVDYIIKRSLKIVVASSLALSVLFIFYPQALLFLYSVKDPADVPVVLNALRIFAISYVGTAITFLYTFYAQAIQKNRLSTIISLLEGFLLPISAAVILSFAIGGNGIWISFAIAELLTILFIFAYSRNINKKTNGEYTGFFINKHNDDERVFEYTINGNIEEAVNLLQRKSQKLPYLG, encoded by the coding sequence ATGTATGAAAGGAATTATAAATTGTTGAGGGCAAAATTCTCTGAATTTTTCCTTCCCACATTATTTACATCAATGGCAGGTAACATATGCCTATTTGTTGATGGTTTGATTGTAAGTTTTTTAATTGGAGCCAGTAATCTTGCTCCTATTCAGATTGTAGCTCCAGTAATCACATTTGTCAATCTTATTTATTGGATGATCGGATTGGGAGGAAGCGTCCTATGTTCTGTTGCAAAGGCAGAATTTGATGATGAAAAAAGCAATAGCTACTTTTCAGTATCAATCATATCCCTCATATCCATCGGGGTATTGATTACGGTTATAGGACTCTTGTTTTCAGGAAGCATTGCCCAGTTCCTATGCTCTTCACAGCCTGAATTGGTTTCACAAGTGTCCCAATATTTCATTGCATTGGTTATTGGAATGCCATTCTTATGTTATATGATGAGCTTATCTTATTTCATAAGGGCGGATGGTATCCCCCAACTGCCATTCAGGGCTATACTTATAGCAAATATTGTCAATATTTGCTTTGACATTATTTACATTAAGTTTTTCAATTTGGGCCTAACAGGGGCGGCGCTTGCTACCTCAACCGGTTATCTTGTAGGTTCCATTTTAATTTCATATTACTTCTTTAAAAAGGAACGTACTTTGGAATTTATAAAATTGAAAGCTAACGCTTTCTTTAAATTCATTAAAAAGATAGTTACTTCAGGATTTTCTTCTGCGTCAACTCAACTCTATCTGACTTTAAAATTGCTTGTCATAAACTTTTTAGTTGGCCTTTACGTTGGAAAGTCAGGGGTTGTCGCATTCGGAATTTGTTATAACAGTCTGTTCATACTATACATATTCCTGATTGGAACTGCACAGACAATGTCTCCAATCGTATCTGTTTACTTTAAGGAGGAAGACTATTCTGGAGTTGACTATATTATAAAGAGGTCCCTTAAGATAGTGGTTGCTTCAAGTTTGGCTCTGTCTGTTTTATTCATATTCTATCCTCAGGCCTTGCTTTTCTTGTATAGTGTTAAAGACCCGGCAGATGTTCCTGTAGTATTGAATGCATTGAGAATTTTTGCAATAAGTTATGTAGGAACTGCAATTACATTCTTATATACCTTCTATGCTCAAGCAATTCAAAAGAACAGATTATCCACAATCATTTCATTGCTTGAAGGATTTCTATTGCCAATTTCAGCAGCAGTCATATTGTCTTTTGCAATTGGTGGAAATGGAATTTGGATTTCATTTGCAATAGCTGAGCTATTGACAATATTATTCATATTCGCTTATTCAAGAAACATCAATAAAAAGACAAATGGGGAATACACTGGATTTTTCATAAACAAGCACAATGATGATGAAAGGGTATTTGAATATACAATCAATGGAAATATTGAAGAGGCAGTAAATCTCCTTCAGAGGAAGTCCCAAAAATTACCTTATCTGGGGTGA
- a CDS encoding LytS/YhcK type 5TM receptor domain-containing protein, with amino-acid sequence MFNNYKDKLTGDRKILILFVILAIFNIALYINIFKYMVDIKDINMAVIHDFVTINCAIIILGFTSTRLPNLKKRDSSIYEISYLIIIGLLSITISFFNKSINGESLWAPYLEMFRILSVVLILTFLATKTKSFKAVVRGDRSRKTIISQIILCSVLGILASYFTMDINGLPANARALVVMISGLLGGPYIGIPVGIISGVWRYSMGGPTALACAIATILAGITGSIIHRWNGNEFISPVKAGLLMFFYSGFEMFLLTILTPRPTGLIVASNLYGPMTFAAVLGILLFSLFLDEKKEKAETDTDDGDEDKKIELMSEELEEYKIKANQTEGELKEYKDKVEKLEQELNEIKGKI; translated from the coding sequence ATGTTTAACAACTATAAAGACAAACTGACCGGAGATAGAAAGATCCTAATATTGTTTGTAATATTAGCCATCTTTAACATAGCCTTATACATCAACATATTCAAGTATATGGTTGACATCAAGGACATAAACATGGCGGTCATACACGACTTTGTCACAATCAACTGTGCAATCATAATCCTAGGATTTACTTCAACCAGGCTCCCCAATCTTAAAAAGCGTGACAGTTCAATTTATGAAATAAGCTATCTTATCATCATAGGCCTATTAAGCATAACCATTTCATTCTTTAACAAGTCCATCAATGGGGAATCATTATGGGCTCCCTATTTGGAAATGTTCAGGATCCTATCTGTCGTCCTGATTTTAACATTCCTAGCCACTAAAACCAAAAGCTTTAAGGCCGTAGTAAGGGGAGACCGCTCCCGAAAGACAATCATCTCACAGATAATCCTATGTTCAGTCCTTGGAATCCTTGCATCATATTTCACAATGGACATCAACGGCCTTCCAGCCAATGCAAGAGCATTGGTTGTAATGATATCCGGATTGCTTGGAGGGCCATATATTGGAATACCTGTAGGAATAATCTCTGGAGTCTGGAGATATTCAATGGGAGGTCCTACAGCATTGGCATGCGCCATTGCAACAATTCTAGCCGGAATCACTGGAAGCATCATCCACAGATGGAATGGGAATGAATTCATATCCCCAGTCAAGGCAGGGCTTTTAATGTTTTTTTACAGCGGCTTTGAGATGTTTCTGCTTACCATATTGACCCCAAGACCAACTGGACTCATCGTTGCAAGCAATCTTTATGGCCCGATGACATTTGCAGCAGTCCTTGGAATCCTACTATTCAGCCTATTTTTAGATGAGAAAAAAGAGAAAGCTGAAACCGATACTGATGATGGAGATGAAGATAAAAAGATAGAACTAATGTCGGAAGAATTGGAAGAATATAAAATAAAAGCCAACCAAACCGAAGGGGAACTAAAAGAGTATAAAGATAAGGTTGAAAAGCTAGAACAGGAATTAAATGAAATCAAAGGCAAAATATAA